In a genomic window of Zingiber officinale cultivar Zhangliang chromosome 9B, Zo_v1.1, whole genome shotgun sequence:
- the LOC122022478 gene encoding receptor-like serine/threonine-protein kinase At1g78530, protein MASSPIIALYITICCLAFVMSKITISFLLYKRWARKRTIIDDTLSSGRMVIFRSPATQSLSSKAFMKKTMKLSNKDIIGSGGFGTVYRLTVDENTAFAVKRLNKGSKDIDSGFERELDAMGDIKHRNIVCLHGYYIAPQFNLLIYELMPNGNLDSFLHGKLSKQSPLDWATRHRIAVGAARGLSYLHHDCLPHIIHRDIKSSNILLDQNMEARVSDFGLATLMHADQTHVSTVVAGTFGYLAPEYFDTGRASTKGDVYSFGVVLLELLTGKRPSDESFVEEGTKLVTWVRDVVQDQKEEHAVDSSLGSNFSVEEAKAVFHIANQCLEADPSKRPTMIKVLKMLEKSRSKSLNN, encoded by the exons ATGGCTTCCTCTCCTATCATTGCACTCTACATTACCATCTGCTGTCTCGCATTCGTGATGTCGAAGATCACCATCTCTTTTCTCCTCTACAAACGATGGGCGCGCAAGCGTACCATCATCGACGACACTCTCTCGA GCGGAAGAATGGTGATCTTCAGGTCCCCTGCGACACAGTCTCTGAGCTCAAAAGCTTTCATGAAGAAGACGATGAAGCTGTCGAACAAGGACATCATAGGTTCCGGTGGCTTCGGTACCGTCTACCGTCTGACCGTCGACGAGAACACTGCCTTCGCGGTGAAGAGGCTGAACAAGGGGAGTAAAGACATTGACAGCGGATTCGAAAGGGAGCTGGACGCCATGGGAGACATCAAGCACAGGAACATCGTCTGTCTCCACGGATACTACATTGCGCCGCAGTTTAATCTACTCATATACGAGCTGATGCCCAACGGAAACTTGGACTCTTTTCTCCACG GCAAATTGAGCAAACAGAGTCCTCTTGACTGGGCCACGAGGCACAGAATTGCTGTCGGCGCTGCAAGAGGACTATCGTACCTGCACCACGATTGCCTGCCTCACATAATTCACAGAGACATCAAGTCGAGCAACATACTGCTCGACCAAAACATGGAGGCCAGGGTTTCGGACTTCGGACTGGCGACGCTGATGCATGCGGATCAGACTCACGTGTCCACGGTCGTTGCTGGGACGTTTGGGTATCTCGCTCCTG AATATTTCGATACAGGAAGAGCATCGACGAAAGGGGATGTTTATAGCTTTGGCGTGGTGTTGCTTGAGCTGCTCACAGGGAAAAGACCCTCAGATGAATCATTCGTAGAGGAAGGCACAAAGTTGGTGACCTGG GTTAGAGATGTTGTGCAAGACCAAAAAGAAGAGCACGCGGTGGACAGTAGCCTTGGGAGCAACTTCTCCGTTGAGGAAGCCAAGGCAGTCTTTCACATTGCAAATCAATGCCTAGAAGCAGACCCTTCAAAGAGGCCCACCATGATCAAAGTTCTTAAAATGCTTGAGAAATCACGTTCCAAATCACTCAACAATTAG